A stretch of the Bacillus sp. FJAT-18017 genome encodes the following:
- a CDS encoding cobalamin-independent methionine synthase II family protein, whose product MVLPKFPVTVIGSWPRSKEVQRALRDKRAGRITDEEFQTVANQAVLQCLKWQEEAGVDIVSDGEQRRDNYISFVAEHLNNVRMLSVSELLDYVEDKSSFEEILGTLDVPAFSMSNPAATGKISRKKPLALDDFLFLKQHTDKAVKVTLPGPYLLTRSMWIEGLSTDAYPTKEDLSKDIVSVLREELEDLIAAGVQFVQFDEPVLTEVVFTKKNANRTFMCGALTAKADAEEELAFALELINKVTNGMLGRGTTIGVHICRGNWSTQDEILLRGPYFPLIPYLEKANVDQLALEYATPRAGEIDAIRNIGGKTLGFGVINPRTVDVESADDIVARVEEIRAIVPDDKIFLNPDCGFGTFAQRPMNSDEVAFEKLKAMAEAAKKLREMASV is encoded by the coding sequence ATGGTTTTACCCAAATTTCCTGTAACAGTCATTGGCAGCTGGCCGCGCTCGAAAGAGGTTCAGAGAGCCTTGCGTGATAAGCGTGCAGGGCGAATAACGGATGAAGAATTTCAGACGGTTGCAAATCAAGCAGTCCTTCAATGCCTGAAGTGGCAAGAAGAGGCAGGAGTTGATATTGTTTCTGATGGTGAACAACGGCGGGACAATTATATTTCATTTGTAGCTGAACATTTGAACAATGTCCGTATGCTAAGTGTTTCCGAGTTGCTGGATTATGTAGAGGATAAATCAAGTTTTGAAGAAATATTAGGAACGCTGGATGTTCCGGCTTTTTCAATGTCCAATCCTGCCGCGACGGGCAAGATCAGCCGCAAAAAACCTCTCGCATTAGATGACTTTTTATTTTTAAAGCAACATACAGACAAGGCGGTTAAAGTGACGCTGCCTGGTCCCTATTTGTTAACAAGGTCAATGTGGATTGAAGGGTTGTCGACTGATGCGTATCCAACAAAAGAGGATTTGTCCAAAGATATTGTAAGTGTCTTGCGTGAAGAACTGGAGGACCTCATTGCGGCGGGAGTGCAGTTTGTCCAATTTGATGAGCCTGTCCTAACAGAAGTTGTATTTACAAAAAAAAATGCAAACCGAACGTTCATGTGCGGAGCGCTAACGGCCAAAGCGGATGCAGAAGAGGAGTTGGCATTTGCTTTAGAGCTGATTAATAAAGTTACTAATGGAATGCTGGGAAGAGGCACAACCATTGGCGTTCATATATGCCGCGGGAACTGGAGCACGCAAGATGAAATTTTGTTGCGTGGTCCGTACTTTCCATTAATTCCTTATTTGGAAAAGGCAAATGTTGACCAGCTGGCACTTGAATATGCGACACCCAGGGCTGGTGAAATTGATGCCATTAGAAATATTGGCGGCAAAACACTAGGGTTTGGAGTCATCAATCCTAGAACTGTCGATGTTGAATCTGCCGATGATATTGTCGCACGCGTAGAAGAGATAAGAGCGATAGTGCCAGATGATAAAATCTTTTTAAATCCGGACTGTGGATTTGGGACCTTTGCACAGCGTCCAATGAATAGTGATGAAGTAGCATTCGAAAAGCTAAAAGCAATGGCAGAGGCTGCGAAAAAACTTCGGGAAATGGCGAGCGTATGA
- a CDS encoding sulfurtransferase TusA family protein — MENPKAVCDGGDLDCGSGLLLIIKKAMDPLENAEVLEVRSRERTVAEDLPAWCRMVDHAFLGSEQGDNTTRYFIRKGSQQEELVSDLEAAKGYKWNVRVQGEKSLTAKVHSRNHTFKAGQPADFSPKVDAPSAIDYLLGALASDLAVGFKAQASRRNIEIDQLEVSIKAGLGNVLFHLELEDGGSPAIQEISGTFYVSSPKLEEELERLWETTLERSPIYQTLTQSININIQFKIVY; from the coding sequence ATGGAGAATCCAAAAGCGGTTTGCGATGGCGGAGATTTGGATTGTGGTTCAGGTCTATTGTTAATCATCAAAAAGGCGATGGATCCCTTAGAAAATGCAGAAGTGCTGGAAGTCCGCAGCCGGGAGCGGACGGTTGCGGAGGACCTGCCTGCGTGGTGCCGGATGGTTGACCATGCATTTCTCGGATCTGAACAGGGAGACAACACAACACGATATTTTATTCGGAAAGGCTCCCAACAGGAAGAATTAGTATCGGATCTCGAGGCTGCAAAAGGGTACAAATGGAATGTACGTGTTCAAGGTGAGAAATCTTTAACCGCAAAGGTCCATTCCAGAAACCACACGTTTAAAGCTGGGCAACCTGCTGATTTTAGTCCCAAGGTAGATGCACCCAGCGCAATTGATTATTTGCTCGGGGCACTTGCTTCAGATTTAGCGGTTGGCTTCAAGGCTCAAGCGTCTAGAAGAAATATTGAAATTGATCAATTGGAAGTTTCCATTAAAGCCGGATTGGGAAATGTTCTTTTTCATTTGGAGTTAGAGGATGGAGGAAGTCCGGCGATTCAGGAGATTAGCGGGACTTTTTATGTTTCATCACCAAAGCTAGAAGAGGAATTAGAAAGACTTTGGGAAACAACGCTTGAACGGTCTCCGATTTATCAAACTCTGACCCAATCAATCAACATCAATATACAATTCAAGATTGTGTATTGA